In Ignavibacteriales bacterium, the genomic window CACCGGGACCCATCGTGCTCGAAAGCGCAATGCTCTTTACATATTGACCTTTCGCAGATGCCGGTTTCAAACGAATCACGGTTGCTAAAAATGCGTTTATATTTTCAACCAAATTTTGAGTTTCGAAATTTACTTTCCCGATCGTTACATGAATAATTCCTGCTTTATCGACCCGGAATTCAATTTTACCCGCTTTGACTTCTTTAACAGCTTTGCCAATATCTAATGTAACCGTTCCGCTTTTTGGATTCGGCATTAAACCGCGTGGACCGAGAACTTTTCCGAGTTTTCCCAGATCACCCATGACATCGGGAGTGGCGATGATGACATCAACATCTGCCCATCCAGCTTGAATTTTCTGAAGATAATCCTGATAACCGACATGATCGGCTCCGGCTGCTTTGGCTTCTTCATCTTTTGGAGGTTTCGCAATCGCCAAAACGCGAACAGCTTTTCCAATACCGTGCGGAAGTGCTACTGTTCCGCGAATAGCTTGATCTGCTTTCTTGGGATCGACACCGAGCCGTATGGCGATGTCAACCGCTTCATTAAATTTGGCAGATGCTGCCTCTTTCACTTTCGTTACCGCTTCTTCGATAGTGTAATTTTTTTTCAAGTCAACTTTTTTGATTGCGGCGTTGTAACGTTTACTTCTTTTCATTTAGTTTGTTCTTTCAATGAGTGGTACAATCGTTTCGTTCGACGATTATTTGAACGAAACTTCCACGATATCATTATGATTAATCTTCAACAGTTATTCCCATGCTTCGCGCAGTCCCTGCAATCATTTGCATCGCAGCATCAACATCGTTAGCATTCAAATCCGGCATTTTAGTTTCGGCAATTTCTCTTAATTGCTTTTTGGTCACCTTACCAACTTTATTCCGATTTGGTTCACCTGATCCTTTTTCAATCTTCGCGGCTTTTGTTAATAAAACGGAAGCAGGAGGAGTTTTCGTAATAAACGTGAACGACTTATCTGAAAAAACTGTAATAACAACGGGGATGATAAGTCCTTGCTTGTCTTGTGTACGTGAATTGAACTGTTTGCAGAATTCCATTATATTCACACCTTTTTGACCCAATGCTGGACCAATAGGTGGTGCCGGAGTGGCTTGACCTGCAGGAATTTGTAATTTTATAAAACCAACAATTTTTTTCATAAATTTATCCGATAAATTTGGAAATTATTTTTCGATTTCAACTTGATTAAAGTCTAATTCAATCGGTGTTTTTCGACCGAATATGCTGACCATTACACGAAGTTTTAGTTTTTCTTCGTTAACATCTTGAACTATACCTGTAAAATTATTGAATGGTCCATCAATAACTTTTACTGGTTCACCAACATGAAAAGGCACTGCCATAACTTCAACATCTTTACGCTCTTCCATCCGTCCGATGAGTCGCTTAACCTCCTCATTATGCAGTGGAGTCGGCTCACCTCTTGGTCCGACAAAACTTATCACTGAAGGTGTAGATTGAATAATATGCTTGGTTGTTTTATCCAGAACCGCTTCAACAAGAATGTAACCGGGAAAAAATGTTTTTGTTTTGCTTTTCTTTTTACCCTCTTTGATTTCAAATATTTTTTCAGAAGGCACCAAGACATTAGTTATTTTTTCTTCCATCTTTTGAAGTTTGACTTCATTTTCTAGATGAGACTTAACTTTATTCTCATGTCCGGAATATGTCCTAACGGCATACCATCGTTTTTGTGGTGTTGCATCTTTCACATTTGCCTCGTTACAGAATTACCTTCATGAGTGTACTGACGACCCAATCGACTCCGAAAACAAACGCCGCAATTATCCCGCAAACAGCGAGAACAATAATAGTCGACTCTCGCAATTCCTCTTTGCTGGGCCATGTTACTTTTTTCATTTCTTTCACCGTATCGGTGAGAAATGCTATGATTTTTTCTTTCATACAATACTCTTAAAAATTTATAAATTTCCGTTGCACGTCAGGAGGGACTTGAACCCCCAACCTGCGGTTTTGGAGACCGCTGCTCTGCCAATTAAGCTACTGACGTATGGAAAAATTATTTTGTTTCCTTATGGGTAGTATGTTTATTGCACCACGGGCAATATTTTTTATACTCTACCCTTCCGGTTTGTTTTTTCTTGTTCTTAGTCGCAGTGTAATTACGACGTTTACACTCCGTACATTCTAATGTTATGTTATCTCGCATAGAAATTCATCCAATAAAAAAAATTATGAGCCGAGCTTGCGATCGGGATTGAACCGATGACCTCATCCTTACCAAGGATGTGCTCTACCAACTGAGCTACGCAAGCGTTTCACTCGATATCTTCGAGCGGGAGACGGGATTCGGACCCGCGACCAACAGCTTGGAAGGCTGTGACTCTACCAACTGAGTTACTCCCGCATAACAGCGTAACCTTCGGTCGTGGGCAGGGGGGGATTTGAACCTCCGAAGGCATGAGCCGACAGATTTACAGTCTGTTGCATTTGACCACTTTGCTACCTGCCCCATCTATTTTACTTTACCTTGAGCTGGCGATCAGATTTGAACTGATGACCTGCTGATTACAAATCAGCTGCTCTACCAGCTGAGCTACGCCAGCATTTATAGATTGAAATTTTCAATCTCTTTCAAATAATTATTTTAAAAAAAATAAATTTATTTCTTGCCAACCCTCGGATCGGAGTCAGCTTCTTCTACATTATTTGATTCAAAAACTGCTTAATTTCTCAAAAAAATGAAGATTATTTAGAAATTGGGGAACCCATTATTTTTTTTAGCTTAGTAATATAGTATTTTCAAGTTAAAAAACAAACATTTGCTTGAAATAATTACCTCGTATAACTAAAAAATATTGTCGTTAAACAACTGCACATCTAGACGATTATCACCGTGGATATTGTGCCTTTAGAGTAGGATCTATTTCGAATGCCATCTTTAAATATTTATTCGCTTCTTCCGGATTTTCAATCGAATTATAATATAGTCCATAATTCAAGTACGACCTGGCATAAAGTTTTTTAATCCCAAGTGTATAAATATTTTCATTATCAGGTTCAATGTATGCATAGTCTACCTCCTTAAGTGCACTGCGATATGGTACCTTGCTTAATTTAAATGCTACCCCTGATGGAATTTTATAATATCCTTGAACGTATTGATCTTCAATCTCGGGAGTGATATATATCGAACGATTAGAAATATTTTTTTCAATGATACCTTGAATCATCCGCTGGTAATGATATTCGATAACATTTGGATTGTATGGTAGATTTTTTTCAAATTTATTCAACTCTCTCCGTATATTATTCAACTCAGTATTAAGTGATTCGAATAACCATGGGAAACGGTTTTGTAATTGGTCATAATACCATGACCGACGAAGGAGTTCTTTATCAATAACTACCACATCTTCTCTTTCATTCTCAATCGATTGAAGATAATATGCAGCCGATACAAAATAATCCCACTGATATGAAATAATTATTGAATTTTTATCCACTGATTTAAACATATCTCGCGTATAATTTTCAACTATTACATTTTTACTTTCAGCGGCCCGATCATAATTCAGAAATATTATGATCACTGCGAAAATAATTCCAGCGATAGTAAGATAATGATACTTGATTTTTTTAATTGCCAAAGAATAAATCCACGCCACACCAAATCCAACCCAAATCGCGATTGTTATATACGCGAGTAAAAAGTATGAATCAATGTCGTGTATATCGTAGTTTATTGAGTAAAATAGCGTTGTTAAAAAAAGTATTGATGTGAAAATGAATATCTTTTTATGCCGTTTAAATAAAAACATCGATCCTGCTATTGAGAAAATGATCGGATAATATGCCAATTCAGTTGGTAGATTATTTATAAAATAATTGAACTGTTTTGCGGCACTCTCCGTCGATGAAAATATCCAAACCCTATAAACTTTACCGCTGAAATGCCAAAACCATCTCTCAAGATCGATCGGATTTCCCCAATTCAACAACGGATGTTGAGTTGCTCTAACCGGTAAATATAAATAAACCGAAAACCCTATTATGAATGGAATAATTAATATTGCTATCCTTTTCAATGATGTCGACTTAAAACCATATGTGGTGAAGAATATAAATATCGTGGCTGGAGCTAATAAGATGGTCGTTAAATGATTGGCGAATGATATTCCGAGCAAAAATGAAAATAACAACCACGATCTTTCTCCATCTCCTTCTTCAAAATATTTATTATCTATAAGGTCTGGGGAATAAATCGCTCGAATCAAACTAAATAGCAGTATTGATAAAAATAATAGATGAAGTGAATACACCTCGATAGATGCCGATTGCGACCAAAATGTTGCAGAAAATCCCAATGTTATCGTTCCAAGAATTGCAGGTAGGAATGAAAGAGTTGTGATTTCTGATTCTTGTTTAATTGCAGAACGATTATTTTTCTTTTGCCCAAGCAATATAACTTTTTGTAACACGTACAATAGTCGGAAGAAAAAATATAATGTGGCGGAACAAAGAAATGACGACATCAAATTTAACTGATGAATTTTCCTGAGGCCCAGCGGAAGATGAGAGAATATCCATCCGATCAACGTGAACATCGGATAACCGGTAGGGTGAGCGATTCCCAAAGTACCACACACTGTTGCTAATTCACCGCTATCAATAAAATCAATAGACCGATTTACCGTCATCGTATAAATAATGAACGAAAAAAGAGAAACGCTCAAAGCGATAATATTTTCTTGTTTTTTTACAGTAAGCTTCATAGGTTTATGAAAATTCGAGATCTAAATTTCTTAAATTCTTTCGAATATTCCAATTTGTTTAATTTAAAAAAATAACGGTTTGTTTTTTCCATATTTATTTTCAATTTTGTACTTCAGTATATTTTAAATTTTTATGATGAACAAATTTATAGGAGATATTTCCCATAGATTAATCGTTGATCTGGGCGTCTGATCATAATTATAATTCTTCATGATATCACGTTTAAAATGACAACATCTATTTGTGCAGTAGTATTATCAACGCTTCTGATTATCAGTTGCAGAGAATTCGATTCCGAGGTTCGTATTAATACGACGGACCAACCAGGAATTTTTGAATTGAAATCACTCAACAATCACCTTCATGCTGAAATATTTTCAATTGCTCAGCTAACTCCAACTGCGTTGATTGCCGGTAGCGACTCCGGCAATATTTTTAAGATATCAGCATCAAGTGGAATGATCGAATTATATTCTTCTTATGGAGAGTCCTACAATATTGTCTCTCTGCATGTCGGCGATTCTTTAAATATTGTATTGTTGAACAGTAATTCGGACATTGGAAAATCTACCGATGGCGGACTAACCTGGCACCCCTGGAGCGAAAATCTTGATGGAAAAATTATTATCACACTCTACTATCAAGTTTCTACAAATCGTTTTTATATCGGTTCATCCGATGGTTCGATATACCACAGGTCGTTTGCCGATACAATCTGGTATCCTATTACCAATCTACACCGATCTGTTACATCGTTCACTTCATCCGATTCTACCAATCTCTTCGCAGGTACATGGAGCAGCGGGATTTTCAAAATAAATTTGCAGACCAATCAAATCGAAGGAATTAACTCTGGATTATTGAATCCATATATTAAAACCCTTCACACTTGCAAAAACAATAAAATATTCGCAGGAACCTATGGTGACGGGATTTTCTATTCTAGTAATAATGGAATATTCTGGTTCAATTATTCAAAAATATTAGATACAGCCATCATAAATAATCTCGATGCAACTTCGAATTATGATTTGATAGCAACAACAAACTCAGCACTCTACATCATCAAAAACAATTCATCTTCGCATTCAATTGGAATCTTCGATTCAACGAACATTTTGATAAACACACTCATCGTTGACATCAATGATCGTATTTACATTGGAACAAATGATGGTATATATCGTGCGGATCCAAAATAATCATCGATATCTATAACTTTCTTTTGAACGACATCATGTATAAGATTTTTAAATTTATTTTATTTATACCTTTTTTAATCCCGATTACCGCCTTAAGATCGCAATCGAACGATTACATCGAATTGGTAGAAAGTTATCCGATTGAAACTACACTTGATGATACGAGTATCCGAAATACGCCCGATGTTTGGATGGAAATGATTAAAGGTGCAAAACAATCACTTGACATCGAACAATTTTACATTTCTACTCAAGCTGGTGAGCCCCTTGATGCAATCATCAAAGAAATCATTGCCGCATCCGAACGGGGAGTCAGAGTTAGAGTAATTGCAGATAGTAGAATGTACAGAACATATCCCGAGACGATTGACTTACTGAAGAAACAAAAAAATATTTCAGCACGAATAATTGACTTCGGAAAAATTGCAGGTGGAATTCAACATGCAAAATATTTTATTGTTGATAACGAAGAAATATTTTTGGGTAGTCAGAATTTTGATTGGCGGGCACTGAAGCATATTCATGAATTGGGAGTTCGAGTACGGAACAAGGAACTTGCAAAAATATTCGGCGATGTTTTTGAGATCGATTGGAATTTATCCGACACGAGCAGAACCAAAATATTATCAAAGAGTATCACTAATAAAAAGTATAGCCGTCCCATCACTTTAATCGGACAGGTGAATGATACTATATCTCTCATACCTACGATGAGTCCGATTTCTGCAATTCCAGACTCGACACTATGGGATGAGAATTGGATTACAAAGATGATTGATTTAGCTAAGAATGAAATCTTATGTCAGTTCCTCACTTACTCACCATTAACGAGAGATAAAAAATATTACGCGGTATTGGATGACGCACTTCGGCGAGCGGCAGTTCGTGGAGTGAAAGTGAAAATTATTGTATCCGACTGGTCTAAAGATCATCCGACGATAGATCATTTAAAAAGTTTATCCATGGTCCCGAACATCGAAATAAAATTCAGTTCAATACCGGAATGGTCAGGCGGCTACATTCCCTTCGCACGAGTAGATCATTGCAAATATTTAGTCGTGGATTCTGCGCAATGCTGGATCGGGACAAGCAATTGGGAAAAGAGTTATTTTTATACCTCCCGGAATTTAGGATTATGTATTTCGAATAATTCTATCGCTCAAAAAGTGAGGAATATTTTTCAAT contains:
- a CDS encoding 50S ribosomal protein L1; this encodes MKRSKRYNAAIKKVDLKKNYTIEEAVTKVKEAASAKFNEAVDIAIRLGVDPKKADQAIRGTVALPHGIGKAVRVLAIAKPPKDEEAKAAGADHVGYQDYLQKIQAGWADVDVIIATPDVMGDLGKLGKVLGPRGLMPNPKSGTVTLDIGKAVKEVKAGKIEFRVDKAGIIHVTIGKVNFETQNLVENINAFLATVIRLKPASAKGQYVKSIALSSTMGPGVHIDKNIIASK
- a CDS encoding DUF2723 domain-containing protein; protein product: MKLTVKKQENIIALSVSLFSFIIYTMTVNRSIDFIDSGELATVCGTLGIAHPTGYPMFTLIGWIFSHLPLGLRKIHQLNLMSSFLCSATLYFFFRLLYVLQKVILLGQKKNNRSAIKQESEITTLSFLPAILGTITLGFSATFWSQSASIEVYSLHLLFLSILLFSLIRAIYSPDLIDNKYFEEGDGERSWLLFSFLLGISFANHLTTILLAPATIFIFFTTYGFKSTSLKRIAILIIPFIIGFSVYLYLPVRATQHPLLNWGNPIDLERWFWHFSGKVYRVWIFSSTESAAKQFNYFINNLPTELAYYPIIFSIAGSMFLFKRHKKIFIFTSILFLTTLFYSINYDIHDIDSYFLLAYITIAIWVGFGVAWIYSLAIKKIKYHYLTIAGIIFAVIIIFLNYDRAAESKNVIVENYTRDMFKSVDKNSIIISYQWDYFVSAAYYLQSIENEREDVVVIDKELLRRSWYYDQLQNRFPWLFESLNTELNNIRRELNKFEKNLPYNPNVIEYHYQRMIQGIIEKNISNRSIYITPEIEDQYVQGYYKIPSGVAFKLSKVPYRSALKEVDYAYIEPDNENIYTLGIKKLYARSYLNYGLYYNSIENPEEANKYLKMAFEIDPTLKAQYPR
- the nusG gene encoding transcription termination/antitermination factor NusG; this encodes MKDATPQKRWYAVRTYSGHENKVKSHLENEVKLQKMEEKITNVLVPSEKIFEIKEGKKKSKTKTFFPGYILVEAVLDKTTKHIIQSTPSVISFVGPRGEPTPLHNEEVKRLIGRMEERKDVEVMAVPFHVGEPVKVIDGPFNNFTGIVQDVNEEKLKLRVMVSIFGRKTPIELDFNQVEIEK
- the rpmG gene encoding 50S ribosomal protein L33, whose amino-acid sequence is MRDNITLECTECKRRNYTATKNKKKQTGRVEYKKYCPWCNKHTTHKETK
- the rplK gene encoding 50S ribosomal protein L11, producing the protein MKKIVGFIKLQIPAGQATPAPPIGPALGQKGVNIMEFCKQFNSRTQDKQGLIIPVVITVFSDKSFTFITKTPPASVLLTKAAKIEKGSGEPNRNKVGKVTKKQLREIAETKMPDLNANDVDAAMQMIAGTARSMGITVED
- the secE gene encoding preprotein translocase subunit SecE; protein product: MKEKIIAFLTDTVKEMKKVTWPSKEELRESTIIVLAVCGIIAAFVFGVDWVVSTLMKVIL